A genomic region of Oncorhynchus nerka isolate Pitt River unplaced genomic scaffold, Oner_Uvic_2.0 unplaced_scaffold_899, whole genome shotgun sequence contains the following coding sequences:
- the LOC135559623 gene encoding deleted in malignant brain tumors 1 protein-like, with product MEVFYRGEWFGLCTGWWSIMKEVKVVCRELDCGNPVAESRGPLIEDGTRGIIPYGCSGDESSIRQCDIRGEPGYCFGGYYHHVICSESVRLVDGAGLCSGRVEVKSNQSWASVCEADFDRQDAEVVCRDVGCGAPAALQGGLYGGGGGQTWDKEFQCKGNESILLDCDTSDRENNTCLPGNAVGLTCSEPDDVRLVGGGSRCAGGVEGYDQGEWRTVGASDWNQGDVAAVVCRQLGCGSTVSVLLGNTTRGFRVICSGSESSLRECRRMYDLHPGLTVICSDLLVQPDIFLTDPMGGVFRGHQGPEMFRGYNFTITCSTQPQYPGGSFLLTFTGSNRTQTQPAVNHSADFLFPAADDSHQGNYSCVHDNYVFSHNFSSESELLSLTITASPLPAFIIRHVVVLLILLTAITTSYLYYKPTRRQKRVNRVSSMDLYVNAKEMVSLSSRAEAGPGEERAAQGTE from the exons ATGGAAGTCTTCTACAGAGGAGAGTGGTTCGGTCTATGTACTGGGTGGTGGAGCATAATGAAAGAGGTTAAGGTTGTGTGTAGAGAGCTGGACTGTGGGAATCCTGTAGCTGAATCTAGAGGACCTCTGATTGAAGATGGAACAAGAGGAATCATACCATATGGTTGTAGTGGAGATGAGTCTTCTATTAGACAGTGTGACATCAGAGGAGAACCTGGTTACTGTTTTGGTGGATATTATCATCATGTGATCTGTTCAG AGTCTGTGCGGCTTGTGGATGGAGCTGGTCTCTGCTCTGGGAGAGTGGAGGTGAAGTCCAATCAGTCCTGGGCCTCAGTGTGTGAAGCTGACTTTGACCGGCAGGATGCAGAGGTAGTCTGTAGGGATGTTGGCTGTGGGGCTCCTGCAGCTCTACAGGGGGGGCTCTATGGAGGAGGTGGGGGTCAGACCTGGGATAAAGAGTTCCAGTGTAAAGGTAATGAGTCCATTCTCCTGGACTGTgacacctcagacagagagaacaacacCTGCCTACCTGGTAATGCTGTTGGACTCACCTGTTCAG agcctgatgatgtgaggctggtgggaggaggcagTCGCTGTGCTGGTGGAGTGGAGGGGTACgaccagggagagtggaggacTGTGGGAGCTTCAGACTGGAACCAGGGGGATGTAGCTGCAGTTGTGTGTAGACAGCTGGGTTGTGGCTCCACTGTTTCAGTACTACTTGGaaacaccactagagggtttagaGTTATCTGTTCTGGGTCTGAGTCTTCACTGAGGGAGTGTAGAAGAATGTATGATCTCCATCCTGGACTCACAGTGATCTGCTCAG ATCTCCTGGTCCAGCCTGATATCTTCCTGACTGACCCAATGGGAGGGGTTTTCAGGGGCCACCAGGGACCTGAGATGTTCAGGGGCTACAACTTCACCATCACCTGCTCCACTCAGCCACAGTACCCAGGAGGCTCCTTCCTCCTCACGTTCACCGGCTCCAACAGAACCCAGACCCAGccagctgtcaatcactctgCTGACTTCCTCTTCCCTGCTGCAGATGACTCCCACCAAGGGAACTACAGCTGTGTTCATGACAATTATGTTTTCTCTCATAATTTCTCCTCTGAGAGCGAgctcctctccctcaccatcacag CCTCTCCTCTGCCAGCCTTCATCATCAGACACGTTGTAGTGCTGCTGATCCTACTGACAGCCATCACCACCTCCTACCTGTACTACAAG CCCACCAGGAGGCAGAAGAGAGTGAACAGGGTGAGCAGCATGGATCTTTATGTCAATGCCAAGGAGATGGTCTCTCTGAGCTCCAGAGCTGAAGCTGgaccgggagaggagagagcagcccaGGGGACGGAGTAG